atCAAGCCGTTGATGCATGGGATGAAAGTGCAGCGGTGCATTTGATTTAACATCATGCACATATCAGACACCATAGTTTCATCAAATATTTGCCCCCACTAACCTCAATTGTAGGTCCATCATTAATAATGGGTGTTTATAGTTCCTTTTAGAATAACTAGCAaaagggcccgtgcgttgcaacgggagaaaaaacaTACCATAATCTCCAATGGCCATGATCACATATTGCTGCACCACTGAGATGCACCATCATTGTCAATTTCATAAAAATCATTAACATTTTTATACACTCGGGAACATTTTCCAAATTCATGAACACTTTTATAAATTTTTGAACATTTTGGAAAATCAAGAACATTTTTGCATTCATGGACATTGTATACTTTTCAcaaataatttttataaaatCGTGAATGTATTTTTAACAATTTTCTTGAATCGGCGAACATTTCTAGGATGGACAAACGTTGTTTTGGAAATTGGTGAaacaattttgaaaattcacgaatatttttttatttaacaaacatttttatatatacatgatcatttttTGAATCGGCAAACATTTTATGAATGAATAAACTACTTTGTAAGTGACCAACAGTTTTTTAATTTTTAGGATAATTGTTtctcatgaacattttttgaattggcGAAATTTTGTTTAATTTCATTAACATCTTTAAATACACAATCTTTTTAAAAAACCATGAATATTTTTTTGATTTCCCAAACAAATGTTTTCAAAATATCAAACATTTTTTTATAAAATCGCAAACATCTTTTGAATCCACAAATattttattatttattatttattttattttataaaTGTATGTACATCCTATAAAAATTGTTTGTGTATTCACTATAAAAAAATTGTGTATTCCGTTGATAAGTAAGCGCGTGGATTTCGCCTAGAAAAGATATATACGTAGGGTCTTAGATCATGAAACATGTACAAATAAAGAACCTTTTGCAAGAACAGCATGCCCAAAGATTATAACCTTTCCCAAATATTAACGTTTAATTTTACATGTTGCAATACAAACCGCCGGTACGAAATATAGACGGTTCGTGCGCCATTGATTAACATTGCACcctaaaaagcatttcaaaaatATTTAACATGTCAAATAACATCATATTCAAATTATACATATTtatctaatcaaatttcatatataacatgttaaaattGGAGTTGCGGTTTTAAAAATATATTTTCAATAGACTATGGGGTGATTAATGCATATGTCGGGGGTGTTTATGTAAAACTATAAAATAACGATCTGTCTCGACTTAAATATGGACCGTGGGTTAATTAGCATGAAAGGTAGGGGGTTTCGTGTAAAATGCGTAAAAAACGATTCCTTCTCACTTAACGATGGACCTTGTGTTATTTAACAGAAAAGgcaggggttttctgcaaaaatACGCGATGGACGACCGAAAGCGTTACATGCTTCATTATTAGGGAGAGATATAAAGGACAGGCTAGGGAACGGACGGCCGCTACCCGCTAGTGGCTGGCCGCCTCTAGACCGACGTTACCACAAAAGCACGACAAgaaaaaaaaaaagaaggaaaaaggcTAGACCCGGTATTGGCAACTGCTAGGTGTTTACAATACTGTCAAAAGACAACAGAATTCATGAATCCTAGATGCATGTTTACGATAGTTCCTATATTCACGTCAAAAAAATAGTGCCCCTATATTGGAGAGTGGCGATTCTGCACATGCAGAGTGTACagtaaattcaaataaaatagtaaaTAATTTAAAAGAAAATCTAAAAATCTTAGGCATCCAAGATGCCTATGTGGACAAggccaaaaataaataaattttgaCTGTCTGAGAAAAAAAAGAACACTACTTGATTTTTTTAGCACGACCTCCTCAATGTTCAAACACCACGAAATTTTGCATGCACCATGCCCACATGAGCATCTTGTATGCCTTATATCTTTTTTAgatttttatgattttttctaCTATTTGTTCTAGAATTCACTGTTCATCAGGTGTAGATGAGTCTGGGCACCGTTCTAAATTATCACCTATATTGCTAGATTTCTCCATGTGTTTATATGCTACTTCCTCTGTTCCAAATTATAAGATGTTTTGGTAGGCTAAAATAATCTCAAAGAACATCTTGTAATGTGGGACAGAGGTGGTAAAATATTTTCAATGTTTAAATTGCAACTCTCACAAAATATATTACTAGCATATTCCTACTGTTAACAAAGTATAGTGGCAGAGTGCTATACATTAGTATGGGTTTGCATTGTGTGGCATTGTTGGCCATTTAAACGCTACTAAGTTCTTGTTTGCTCTGTTTTATACAGTAGTACACTCTGCAATATTTTCACATGTGCTCCCATCAACCAAATCTGTTGGTGTGTACAGACGTCCGAGGAATGGATGATGCTGAGAGTCGATACACTGAAGCAGGACGTATGCATGATATTTAAGCCATGCAAACATGTGATAGAGTCACTTACCCTTGTGAATGCGCTACAACTTCTCGGAACCAATCATCTCCTCAATAAGCATATAGACATCACGCTGCACCATATCCACGAGTGCGAGTTCAATAGCTACAGCCTCTATGAGGTGGCTCTTCGTTTTCGCTTGCTTAGAGAGCATGGCCTTTGGGTATCTCCAGGTATATATCTATTGATTTTTTTTGATACAACATAAGGAACCAATACCCATCGAATCATACGAGATTTTGTATTGTAGATGTGTTCGACAAATTCAAGGACGAACGTGGGAGCTTCAGTAAGGAGATAACAAATGAACCAAAGGGATTGTTAGGTTTGTACAACGCTGCATTCCTTTTGATTCATGGTGAGCCGGAACTCGAAGAAGCCATATCCTTCGCAAGGTATCATCTTGAGTCAATGAGGGGCAACTTCAAGTCGCCTTTAGCAGAGCAAGTCAAACGAGCCCTTGACATTCCACTGCCAAGGACCTACAGAAGATTGGAGACAATGCATTATCTCACAGAGTACAAACAGGAGGAAGGGCATAATCCGATTCTACTGGAGCTGGCAAAGCTGAAGTTTACCCTTTTGCAGTATGTCCATTTGAATGAGCTCAAGTCTATTTCCAGGTACATCTCTTTGGTACCTACGAGAAATCAATTAATCTAGACTCAAGAAACAAAAACTCGGGCGTCACAATTATATGTGTCATATGTCAGACGCTAGCTTACTTTCGACATTATGAATAATCTCAATAGGCCCTAAACAACGCAAGAGTACTAATCTTCTCTCTACATTTATTATACAACAATCTGATTAAGGATGCCATTGTTTCAGGTGGTGGGAATGTGCTTACGAGCACATGGGATTAAGCTATGCTCGGGATCGTCCTGGTGGAGTGTTACACTTGGTCCTATACTTTGTTCTACGAGAAAGACTTTGAGCTGGCACGAATGATGTTTGCCAAAATATTGGCACTACAAACCGTGATGAATGACACATATGACGCCCATGCCACCATAGTGGAAAGCCGGCTGCTAAACACAGCCATACAACGGTTTGATTACTTTGTCGCCACATTCCTTTATATATAGAGAATGAACACACAAACCCTAGTAAACTAGATGGCTCTCAACTAATCTTCATCCATTCAATTGGCATTGTAGATGGGATTACGACGCTGATTCTCTTCTGCCAGAGTATTTGAAGATGTTCTATAATTTACTACTCACAACCTTCAAGGAGTTTGAGGATCAACTTGGACTTGACAAGAGAACTCAGGTGGCGTATGTCAAGAAAGAGGTGCAGTACATTCCAATAGTAGCAGGAGATGGTGACATTCTTTTCCATAAAATTAGTTCTATG
This sequence is a window from Aegilops tauschii subsp. strangulata cultivar AL8/78 chromosome 7, Aet v6.0, whole genome shotgun sequence. Protein-coding genes within it:
- the LOC141027998 gene encoding alpha-copaene synthase-like, with product MMLRVDTLKQDVCMIFKPCKHVIESLTLVNALQLLGTNHLLNKHIDITLHHIHECEFNSYSLYEVALRFRLLREHGLWVSPDVFDKFKDERGSFSKEITNEPKGLLGLYNAAFLLIHGEPELEEAISFARYHLESMRGNFKSPLAEQVKRALDIPLPRTYRRLETMHYLTEYKQEEGHNPILLELAKLKFTLLQYVHLNELKSISRWDYDADSLLPEYLKMFYNLLLTTFKEFEDQLGLDKRTQVAYVKKELGKNKGDVPTTVECYMYDHKVSSEVALSCIESFMDDEWKTINQARFEDLALMSAGFLKRVINYASSTSLFYGRNKEGFTFGTHLQETVDILFVKSVQL